Proteins encoded within one genomic window of Bemisia tabaci chromosome 2, PGI_BMITA_v3:
- the Syt4 gene encoding synaptotagmin-4 produces the protein MFTTSGYDGPDIKAIETLSTPAVVGICLGTTLFLTMVGAATCFCYRRRYVTIGRNKLSGEKTLVFQHRRSTAVRSPACSQTTTHYLKKTPSPSSCAPSNKKKYLLPIRSDSTLQLKIAFKKAYRQNRLRSVRIVALQTSLSGECLYFMWLRGKQPNRYSPSARISPRNSPTSEQPPAQPSAEGVVAVKMHTENECVPLPPKEETEPSEKSKVLQEQNGSGKLGQLFFKLRYKKEKSILIVSVLKCRNLPAKDASTGNCDPYIKLQLLPDKQHKVKTRVLRKTRNPIYDEDFTFYGINTNQLQSITLHFAVLSFDRYSRDDIIGEVFAPLSSIDLAHLENQQISLCRDIQPRSMKIRSQGRGELLVSLCWQPAANRITVVVLKARNLPKMDVTGLADPYVKMYLLYNGQRVAKKKTHVKKRTLNPVFNESFVFEIPNGADSLANISLEFLLLDWDRVTKNEVIGRLELGGAKNTGPALHHWNEVCNSPRRQIAEWHKLRE, from the exons tGTCGACGCCGGCAGTGGTGGGGATATGTCTGGGGACGACGCTGTTCTTGACGATGGTGGGAGCGGCGACCTGCTTCTGCTACCGGCGCCGCTACGTCACGATTGGCCGGAACAAGCTGAGTGGCGAGAAAACCCTGGTTTTCCAGCACCGACGCTCCACGGCTGTTCGCAGCCCCGCTTGCTCGCAAACCACCACGCACTACTTGAAGAAGACCCCTAGCCCCTCATCATGTGCACCCAGC AATAAAAAGAAGTACTTACTTCCGATCCGATCCGATTCAACGCTGCAAttgaaaatcgccttcaaaaaagCGTATAGGCAAAATCGTCTCCGgagtgttcgaatagttgctctgCAGACTTCATTGTC AGGTGAATGTTTATATT TTATGTGGCTCCGGGGCAAACAGCCCAACCGGTACAGCCCCTCTGCTCGTATCTCTCCCCGGAACAGTCCAACTAGTGAGCAGCCACCAGCGCAGCCATCTGCAGAGGGTGTTGTTGCAGTCAA GATGCATACGGAAAATGAATGTGTACCGTTACCTCCAAAAGAGGAAACAGAACCAAGTGAAAAAAGCAAGGTTTTGCAGGAACAAAACGGCTCTGGAAAACTGGGACAACTTTTCTTCAAACTCAG ATACAAGAAAGAGAAGTCCATCTTGATAGTGAGTGTTTTAAAATGCCGCAATCTTCCAGCAAAAGATGCAAGCACAGGGAACTGTGATCCGTACATCAAATTGCAATTGTTACCAGACAAGCAGCATAAGGTCAAAACTCGAGTCTTACGCAAGACGAGGAATCCAATTTATGACGAAGACTTCACTTTTTACGGGATCAACACCAATCAGCTGCAG AGCATTACTTTACACTTTGCTGTGCTGAGTTTTGATCGATACTCTAGAGATGACATCATCGGAGAAGTATTTGCTCCACTATCATCGATTGATTTGGCACATTTGGAGAATCAGCAAATTTCCCTTTGTCGAGATATTCAACCCCGCAGCAtgaag attcgATCTCAAGGGCGAGGAGAGCTGCTTGTCTCCTTATGCTGGCAGCCTGCTGCTAATCGAATAACTGTCGTTGTTTTGAAGGCAAGGAATCTCCCAAAAATGGATGTAACAGGTCTTGCAG ATCCATATGTAAAGATGTATTTACTCTACAACGGACAACGAGTggcgaaaaagaaaacacatgtAAAGAAACGCACGCTCAACCCAGTTTTCAATGAGTCCTTCGTTTTTGAAATACCTAATGGAGCAGACAGTTTGGCAAACATCAGCCTTGAATTTTTGCTTCTCGATTGGGACCGAGTCACCAAAAATGAG GTGATTGGGCGTCTGGAACTGGGCGGCGCCAAAAATACAGGACCTGCTCTGCACCATTGGAATGAAGTATGCAACAGTCCGCGACGACAGATTGCAGAATGGCACAAACTACGGGAATAA